The sequence GTACAATGGATGAGAATATACCGAACCGCTCAGTTTCGAGCTTGTCAGCACTATTAAGACCAGAGCAGAGCGCTTGGGTATGTACAAATGAGCCATGTATCCAGCTTGATAATTGCAGCTTTGACTCTGGTCCACTCAGAGAAGCTGAGCTTGAAAGTGCGCATCGTACTATTCTCATGTCATACTTCGTACGAGCTACCTATGCGGTAGTTACATATGGGATTTGCCCTCTAATATCAGAACTCGAGTCTTTAACGGTATCTGTTCCTGCAAGTGTGAGAGGACAGAGACATGATTTTGGAACCGGAAAGAGCTACCCTTCCCACTACTTCACACCCTTGGACTCCCAAGCAGGTTATGATTCGAGGCTCTCATACAAAGAGCTCCTTGGTCTATGGGAACAGGGTTACATGTCCACCTCGGACTTAGAAGATGAGTATACCCAGCTTCTGCTGGTTGCATGTAAAGGAATCGGCGTCCTGCGTCATGACACTGAtgcatttttattataattatatgcTGGTGAAGTTCACAGGCTGGAGGTCTTTTGTAAATGCAGCCTGTCTCTGCTGCGGGTCATTATAATCTAACGAATTCCTGCCGTCGTTTAGGAACCTGTTTTTCTCCTGAAAGCCTCTCTTTCAGGGCTGTGTTATAGAATATATTGTAAATCGGCCCGAGAGGCGACAGGCTGTAGTCTTTGAAAAGTGGTGATTATTGTAAGCGCCGGGCCTAGACTTGCTGTTATCCAGAGCcgtgttctttttttgctcagtttaatttttttttttttttggcaaggAGCTATggtatagctttataaagaGTATTTTGCTCTTCAAGAGTGAAAGGTAATGATGCACACAGAGACAAGGTAAAAAGCTACCAATGTCCACAACATGCTTGGTAGAACACCGAGTGATTAGCGGGATCCACATGGCGCTTTGCTGTTCTATTGTAGACTACTCAAGAAACAGAAGTCGAACATTGTGTTATTGTAAATATAGCATTCGAACCAATTAGATATATTAGAGCACTTCCCATATGAGATATGCTTCAAGTCGGTGTACCAATATGTCAATCAAGGGTTAGCAGTTGGATTAATTACAAGGACATTCTCCGCAACGATAACAATAGCAAATAAAGGCTAGAGCAATTGCATTTTTCACCAAAACCCTTTATTAAGTATTGGTTCCAGTTAATGAAAATTTTGGAATTGTATAAGAGCTTTTAGCTCGCGTAAAGTAAGGGGGTGCTGGTATagatgagagaaaaggggttCAATAATTAAATTCTATAATGCATTTGATGAACTATTTGTAACTAGTTATTGATTAATAACTTAGTAAGCCTTATTCAGTCAATTCCACAAATTGTACTCATTGGTTCGTAGCTGGCCTTACCAGTCTGGATTAAATAGTCCAACAAACTCGAACAATCTATCGCCGTCAAGCCTGTTTGTAAATGCAGCCAGATTATTGTTGAGCTGTCTATCGACATCACTGGTCTCAAACTGCAAAGTAGTCTGAAACATCGAGGCAATATTACTACAAAGTTGGGATGAAAGATATCCATCTCATATGCCCTGTCGTACGGCAAATCTTTTAATTAGAACGTTGGTGCCTGCGCTACTAGGTCATCAGTGTTTGGCATTAGCTAGTCTGGGCAATCTATGACTGATCTTGCGTGCTGTACGAAAACTTTTGCGATACCCTCTAAGCTTGCTGCAAACGAATCCCGCAAGCTTATATCCTTGAGGTGGCCCGGGAGTTGCTCCATAGCAGCCAAggcttctttatttctttccgAGTTTTGTTTGCCACTCGAAAGGATGTCACAAGAAGTAATGAGCAAAGGAGTAAATAGACAACATATCAGCTGCCAGATAATGGGATGGTAGGGCCCTTTGGATTCGGGTCCATGTTTTGGAGCAGATGTAGCATTTGTTTTGAAGAGTCCAAGCATTGCTCCCGTAGTTGTACATACCAAGAAATCAATCTTTGATTGTCGCTTGTACGCTCTCATTGTTTGGCTTCGCTTCGTCGTAGAGGCAGTGCCAGATGCTATGCAGTAAATGCAAGAGTGGGTTTTTTTGATAGGTGTAGTGCGCTTCGAAGACCCCAGGAATGTCGGTCGATGTGAGGTGAGAACTAGCTAGTTGAATTTGTCACAAAGTAGGTAGCCCAATCTCTCTACCATCTCTCGGTGAAAAGTTGGAGTTCTGCCAAAGATGATAGTAAGACTTTTATCCAGCAGGTCCAGGTGCCAAATTCTGGTTAGGCGCCGCCCCGGAGTCTGTTGGTCCAGCCAGCGTTGGCTGACTCCCAGCTCTTGCAGTATCCTGCAAGCATTCGTTGCAAGCATGCAGCAAAGTGACGGGCCTGCGAATCCATATGCCCGGCTCAGCGCTAGAAGCATTGCTTGAATGTTGATTTCTCTCGGTTCTAATAAAACTCCCACGTCGCTGAGAGCAAGCCCGAAATTGCTTTGGAGCTTTCCTTTGACGGCCACGGACGTTACTGTATTAAGGATGATGCTGTAAAACTGGCCCTCCCACGCACCAGATGGGGATGAGCCGCTCTGAGATCATCCATTACACCGGGAGGTGGTGTGATCATGAATGGCAAGCTCTTACCAAGAATATTGTCGAATGTCGTAGGGAAGTTGCATTAGAATCTTGCATTAGGTTCCAATCGAGGGGTTCCTACCTCCGACCCATTCTATGGCATGTTCCTCGAACAGAGAAAAACCCTTGCAAGCCGTGTCAAGTCTTACAGCTTCATGTCGGAGGCCCATACTCGGGCAGTTTTCggatagaaaagaaagcccGTTAATGGATCTGTGCTGCTCTGGGGCATTGATGTTGCTTAGCTGCTCGCGAGCTGCTTTAACATCGGCCGCTAGGTGACATTGCACACCACtattactgctgcttcttgtACTAGTCGCAATAGAAGTGTGGTTGGTAGAGGCCTCCAAGTTGAGTTGGCTAGTCCTGGTTGCCTTATTCTTGTTTTTCGCATTCCTAACGAATCACCCTAGAGTGGCgctcctttttttagctCTCGGGAGCAACTGGCTTGGACGGTCATTAAAATTGTGGCCTCAACACATTGAGTTGTTTGGCATTATCTTGCTCAACCTGGTGGAGTCGCACGCATATCTTTCTGTTCTCTTGTCGTCATCTGGCGCCATTCTGTTTGTTTCAGAAACCGAAGTTTTGGAGATCGGAGCACAAGGGAGGCGATTCCACGGAGGTTATACATGGCAGCTGCTAATATCAGACATGTAACACCGAGACGCTAACTTCACTTGGAAACAAGCTTTTTGAAGTAACCCGCTTCGACgtatacctacatacatagcCTATTCCTGGATTCTGAAACAATCATCGTAGCCACTGCCTAGGACGGTGGGGATATATAAGCAGGTTTCAACCCTCATATATTTGGAAAGCTAAATTTATTTCTTAGGAATTGCTCACAGggcttcttcatcatgaATCTACCCCAAGTACCCATTGCTATCATTGGCGCCGGCCCTGCTGGTCTCACTCTTGCACGACTCCTGGAGCTTGCAGGCATCGATTACGTTGTATTTGAGCGAGATGAATCAGCTACGTCCTCTAATGAATCTTCAAGCAGTGGTACTCTTGATATTCATAAAGACGGGCAGGTTGCTTTAGAGGAAGCTGGCTTGTTGGAAGAGTTCCAATCCATCGCCCGCTATGACGTCCCGATCAAAATTGCTGATGCGCAAGGCATTGTCCAGGCACATATTCCTGGCGATAGTAATACAGATAAACCAGAGATTGATCGCAAAGATTTGCGaaacctcctcctccgttCTATTCCGGCTAGCAGAATTCGTTGGGGCTGCCGTGTCCAGCAGGTGCATAAAGAAATCGATGGATCTATCTCGGTCCATACAAATGGCAGTGTTGAATCTGGATTTCATCTTGTTGTGGGTGCAGATGGGGCTTGGTCCAAAGTTAGGAAGCAGGTAAAACACACATCAAGTCTATTAACAATTTAGACAGCTTCTGTAACTAATCAAGCTCACAGGTTACCTTTATTGAGCCGCAGTACTCTGGGACTCACTTCTTTACTACATTCATCCGGCTTGGAAATCCAACCTTCTCTTCGGCTGCGTCTTTGGCAGGGAAAGGAAATTACCTAGCCATGAGCAAAGGACGACATATATTTTTACATTATCTAGGTGATGGATCTTATCACCTCTCTGTGGGCGTGAAACTTATTGACAGCCAGGCTGTAAAGAGGGGTGCCGTTCTCCATGACCCTTCGACGTTGTGGGAGTCATTGCTACAAAATGAATTCGTCGGATGGGCACAAGAGCTTACCAAATTCATAAAGTCAAGCGCCCTAAATTTCCGCTCCTGGCCCTTGTACTCCACACCAAAGACGTCTTTGCCCTGGAAATATACACCTGGATTGACACTGCTTGGAGATGCGGCACATTTGACGTAAGGCCAAGATGTTCAACACTTGTGACCGTGCACAGCTAATGGATTACCTTTTCTAGTGTACCTACCGGAGATGGTGTTAATAATGCTTTAAACGACAGTGCTGAATTGGCTAAACAGATTATCAAACATGGAATTGAGAACTTGGAAGCTGCTGTAGTGGACTACGAAAAAGTAATGCTGCCTCGCGCAATCAAGGCAATTGAAAAGGGCCATTGGTTCATACAGCATTTTTTTGGAGCAGACACGCCCCAAGAGTTCCTCTATGCTGCTAGTGCTAAGGACAACTGATGAAACTGAAGGTTgctagagaagaagaagggggatgGTTGATGGGTTGTTGATAGTTGAGTTGCCACGAAAACTCCTTGTTCTTCATTTTAGTATTATCTTGTTACATCTTCATATACCTTGTCTTATTCTATTAAGATTTCGTATATAagtgtattttttatagatCTTATCACATAAATTACCCAAATGAGCCAACAGTCGACTTTATTCCGGTCCTTTCCCCACTGATAATAGGTAGGCGTCTAAGAGGGTTGTGCTGCAAAGTAGAGTCTGGTCGCCGCATTCCTCCGCGGGGTGAACAGGGGTTGGTGTGCATTGTGCATCTCAGGGTAATGATACACCATGCCGAGCCTCTTTAACTAGGCTCCTTTTTGCATTCATATAGTTTGTGATTCAGCGCTGTCAGAGTTCAGGGGCTAGCCCTACTTGTGCGTACCTCGGCGTAATAATGAACTTCATGAACATCCATCTTTCGAAGAGTGCTTTTATGGCCCACCATGTATTTATCGAAAACCGCCCAATATTGGAGCCAAGACCTTCTACTAGTAGGGTAAGGGTTAAATATTTTCGGTCGAGATGAACTACGGGAATGTAGAAAGGTCGGGATAGGGATGGTTGAGGCCAAGCATCTAGCTAAATACATCAGATACTAATCGAGTTATATACACGGTTCATTTACTCTATAAGTGCATATTTTTAACCTGTTTCGACAGAGTAGTTCTCTTTATAGAGACACACCAAGAAATCCGTTCATCGCCCATTGGTTATTGGTATTTGGTTGTTAGTGCTCGATCTAAGCTAGGCATgccccctcttcttcctctcgctGCCTACtacctcttttcttcccatgcATTGGTGGCCGCGGCTGGGTGCTGGGGAAACTCGAATTGTGCTTATAATCCAGCTGGTCTGTCTTTCAGTGGCATCTGCAAAAAATACAATTACTCCCCGACGTCCTGTACCGCATCGCCCATAACTCCTTATTCCAGCGGCTTCAATAAGATTTCATTCTTTCCTTCCACCAACCCTGTAACTCTCACTGCGAATGGAACCACCCTCATCTGCGACTTCGGAAAGTAGGCTGCCGGGATCATCACAGTTGCATACATTGCTTAAGGGGGGGGCGTTGGGGTTAGCAGTTTCTAAAGCACGAAACTGGACGGGACAATGCTCGGATGATTCGAATTTGTTTGATACCATCGACGATGCCATCTCCGCCGAGATTACTGCCACATATACTGGTATGTATATAACGCCTGCCAAATTCCGTGGCGGCTTTCGCTACCTGACCATAATCACTGaaatctcttcttccatctcagTTGTCATCTCCAACATTACTCTTGACATCTCTTATGCGCCAACCTGGTCGGACCGCCGCAACCACGGCGGCTACTTCTATTCTAGTGACGAAATGCTCCATGAAATTTGGTACGCGAACACTTATACTCTGCAGACAAACACCATTGCTGCGACAACAGGCAGGGAATTTCCAGTGCAGACGGCGGAATGGAAGAACGATGCTGATTTGCATCCGGGCGTAGTGGTCCAACCATCTATGTGGATAGTTAGAGGAGAGATAGGATAGTGTGGGCCGAAAACTTAAGCGTCTCTATTTCGAGCATTCTCATTGGAACGGGGGACTGGAATCGAGTGCGACATACGATTGACGTTTCTTATGATGCCCAAGTACGTGTatgttttttccctttcagCCGCTGCTGTATCGCCCCCCAACATAAAATTCAATTCTAAAAGTCCCGAAAAGACTCCAATAAGATATactgaaaaaagaaaaagcaagtaATAGCGTATAGTTAAAATAGGAGCTACTCAGCTTGGCCACAAGAGTACTCTATATGGTATTCTAGATTCATTGTAGAAATATGCATAACTAATACATAtggaaagataaaaatatgAAAATACAATACATATTTCCTCCTTCAgcgatatatattaaataccgGAAGTTCCATCATTTTGGCAGTAAATCTCTCATGCACGTACATCAGAAAAACGACAATCGTCAACACATGATGTATATTGAATCCTTCAGGAATATATGCCTAACTCTACGAGCACCAACAAACATGACTTTAAATCCCTCATGTACGTGCATCAAAAATTCCAAGTACCAACACATAATATTGAATCCTCCAGGAATATATACCCAAAGCTTTGAGCACCAACAATCACGGCAGAAAATCCCTCATGCATATATTTAAATGCGATTACCAACAGCAATCTAAATAAATCCCGTATTATGAAATTAATCATCATTCATTATGTAAacatacttataaatatatgattaaaaaaaatttaatataaatttcc comes from Trichoderma asperellum chromosome 3, complete sequence and encodes:
- a CDS encoding uncharacterized protein (EggNog:ENOG41) translates to MEPPSSATSESRLPGSSQLHTLLKGGALGLAVSKARNWTGQCSDDSNLFDTIDDAISAEITATYTVVISNITLDISYAPTWSDRRNHGGYFYSSDEMLHEIWYANTYTLQTNTIAATTGREFPVQTAEWKNDADLHPGVVVQPSMWIVRGEIG
- a CDS encoding uncharacterized protein (EggNog:ENOG41) → MNLPQVPIAIIGAGPAGLTLARLLELAGIDYVVFERDESATSSNESSSSGTLDIHKDGQVALEEAGLLEEFQSIARYDVPIKIADAQGIVQAHIPGDSNTDKPEIDRKDLRNLLLRSIPASRIRWGCRVQQVHKEIDGSISVHTNGSVESGFHLVVGADGAWSKVRKQVTFIEPQYSGTHFFTTFIRLGNPTFSSAASLAGKGNYLAMSKGRHIFLHYLGDGSYHLSVGVKLIDSQAVKRGAVLHDPSTLWESLLQNEFVGWAQELTKFIKSSALNFRSWPLYSTPKTSLPWKYTPGLTLLGDAAHLTVPTGDGVNNALNDSAELAKQIIKHGIENLEAAVVDYEKVMLPRAIKAIEKGHWFIQHFFGADTPQEFLYAASAKDN